One stretch of Methylopila sp. 73B DNA includes these proteins:
- a CDS encoding NADP-dependent malic enzyme → MSSNMSDDLRSGALVYHRGSAATGARPGKIEIQATKPLGNQRDLALAYSPGVAAACDAIAEDPDQAAELTVRQNLVAVLSNGTAVLGLGDIGPLASKPVMEGKAVLFKKFAGIDVFDIEVAEKDASRLVEVICALEPTFGGINLEDIKAPECFEVEEACKKRMGIPVFHDDQHGTAIIVAAAITNGLELAGKNIADVKIVTSGAGAAAIACLNLLVTLGAKRENIWVTDIEGVAYLGRETLMDRWKAVYAQDTDKRTLAEVIDGADVFLGLSAGGVLKPEMVARMAEKPMILALANPNPEIMPDVAREASPGAMICTGRSDFPNQVNNVLCFPYIFRGALDVAATEINEEMKAAAVRAIAALAREPSSDVVAKAYGGETRLFGPESLIPSPFDPRLILRIAPAVARAAMESGVARRPIADFRAYEDQLNRFVFRSGFVMKPVFAAAKAAPKRVIYADGEDERALRAAEVSLEEGIATPILIGRPHVIEVRAKRWGLTLKPGDVEVINPEDDPRYRDYVSLYLERAGRSGVTPDLARTVVRTNSTAIAALAVIRGDADAMICGLEGRFHDHLDLIDQVIGRKPGAPDYSTLSLLITARGVYFLTDTYVTAEPDARSIAESAIHGAKSVERFGITPKIALLSHASFGSHDTPSARKMRDALAIIRKAAPHLEVDGEMMADVALSPVLRERLLPSSTLSGEANLLVFPNLDAANISAQLIKAVADALPVGPILVGADRPAHILTPSVTARGVVNMTALAVVEAQVGESAAD, encoded by the coding sequence ATGTCCAGCAATATGTCCGACGATCTGCGGAGCGGCGCGCTCGTTTACCATCGCGGCTCCGCGGCGACGGGCGCCCGACCGGGCAAGATCGAGATCCAGGCGACCAAGCCTCTGGGCAACCAGCGCGACCTTGCGCTCGCCTATTCGCCGGGCGTCGCGGCGGCGTGCGACGCCATTGCGGAAGATCCGGACCAGGCCGCCGAACTGACCGTTCGGCAGAACCTCGTCGCCGTGCTGTCCAACGGCACAGCCGTGCTCGGGCTTGGCGACATCGGCCCGCTCGCCAGCAAGCCGGTGATGGAAGGCAAGGCCGTCCTGTTCAAGAAGTTCGCCGGCATCGACGTGTTCGACATCGAGGTGGCCGAGAAGGACGCGAGCCGGCTGGTCGAGGTGATCTGCGCGCTCGAGCCGACCTTCGGCGGCATCAACCTCGAGGACATCAAGGCTCCGGAGTGCTTCGAGGTCGAGGAAGCCTGCAAGAAGCGCATGGGCATCCCGGTCTTCCACGACGACCAGCACGGCACCGCCATCATCGTCGCGGCCGCGATCACCAATGGCCTCGAACTCGCCGGCAAGAACATCGCCGACGTCAAGATCGTCACCTCCGGCGCCGGCGCCGCGGCGATCGCCTGCCTCAACCTGCTCGTGACCCTCGGCGCGAAGCGCGAGAACATCTGGGTCACCGACATCGAGGGCGTGGCGTACCTCGGCCGCGAGACCCTGATGGACCGCTGGAAGGCGGTCTACGCCCAGGACACGGACAAGCGGACGCTCGCCGAGGTCATCGACGGCGCCGACGTGTTCCTCGGGCTCTCCGCTGGCGGCGTGCTGAAGCCGGAGATGGTCGCGCGGATGGCCGAGAAGCCGATGATCCTCGCGCTCGCCAACCCGAATCCCGAGATCATGCCGGACGTCGCCCGCGAGGCGAGCCCCGGCGCCATGATCTGCACCGGGCGCTCGGACTTCCCGAACCAGGTCAACAACGTCCTGTGCTTCCCCTACATCTTCCGCGGCGCGCTCGACGTGGCGGCGACCGAGATCAACGAGGAGATGAAGGCCGCCGCGGTCCGCGCCATCGCGGCCCTCGCGCGCGAGCCGTCCTCCGACGTGGTCGCCAAGGCCTATGGCGGCGAGACCCGTCTGTTCGGCCCCGAGTCGCTGATCCCGAGCCCGTTCGACCCGCGCCTGATCCTGCGCATCGCGCCCGCCGTCGCCCGCGCGGCGATGGAGAGCGGCGTCGCGCGCCGGCCGATCGCCGACTTCCGGGCCTATGAAGACCAGCTCAACCGCTTCGTGTTCCGCTCCGGCTTCGTGATGAAGCCGGTGTTCGCGGCGGCGAAGGCCGCGCCCAAGCGGGTGATCTACGCCGACGGCGAGGACGAGCGCGCGCTGCGCGCCGCCGAGGTGTCGCTGGAGGAAGGCATCGCGACACCGATCCTGATCGGCCGTCCCCACGTCATCGAGGTCCGCGCCAAGCGCTGGGGCCTCACCCTGAAGCCGGGCGACGTCGAGGTCATCAACCCCGAGGACGATCCGCGCTACCGGGACTATGTCTCGCTCTATCTTGAGCGCGCGGGCCGCAGCGGCGTGACCCCGGACCTCGCGCGCACGGTGGTGCGCACGAACTCGACCGCGATCGCGGCTCTCGCGGTGATCCGCGGCGACGCCGACGCGATGATCTGCGGCCTGGAAGGGCGCTTTCACGATCATCTCGACCTGATCGACCAGGTGATCGGCCGTAAGCCGGGAGCGCCGGATTACTCCACCCTGTCGCTGCTCATCACCGCCCGCGGCGTCTACTTCCTCACGGACACCTACGTGACGGCGGAGCCGGACGCCCGCAGCATCGCCGAGAGCGCGATCCACGGCGCGAAGAGCGTCGAGCGCTTCGGGATCACGCCGAAGATCGCGCTGCTGTCGCATGCGAGCTTCGGCTCCCACGACACGCCCTCGGCGCGGAAGATGCGGGACGCGCTCGCGATCATCCGCAAGGCCGCCCCGCACCTGGAAGTGGACGGCGAGATGATGGCGGACGTCGCGCTCTCGCCCGTGCTTCGGGAACGGCTGCTGCCGAGCTCGACGCTGTCCGGCGAAGCCAACCTTCTGGTGTTCCCGAACCTCGACGCCGCCAACATCAGCGCCCAGCTGATCAAGGCCGTGGCGGACGCGCTCCCTGTCGGCCCGATCCTGGTCGGCGCCGATCGTCCGGCGCACATCCTCACGCCGTCGGTCACGGCCCGCGGCGTGGTCAACATGACGGCGCTCGCCGTGGTCGAAGCCCAGGTGGGCGAAAGCGCGGCGGATTAG
- a CDS encoding glutathione peroxidase, whose product MPSMIAHFAGALVALAVCLPAADAAERSETTAAAFAFDGLEGGKIRLASYVGKPVLVVNTASRCGFAGQLGDLGELWTRYRDRGLAVIAVPSDDFRQEPGDAATIRSSAESHHATFPFAAKQHVTGDDAHPFYRWTARSSPDAAPRWNFHKYLIGADGGVVASFGPSTRPTDPKVVAAIERELNAAGAVSVR is encoded by the coding sequence ATGCCGTCCATGATCGCGCATTTCGCCGGAGCGCTTGTCGCCCTTGCCGTGTGCCTGCCCGCCGCGGACGCCGCCGAACGCAGCGAAACCACCGCGGCCGCCTTCGCCTTCGACGGGCTGGAGGGCGGAAAAATCCGGCTCGCGAGCTACGTCGGCAAGCCGGTCCTCGTGGTCAACACCGCCTCCCGCTGCGGGTTCGCCGGGCAGTTGGGCGACCTCGGAGAGCTCTGGACGCGCTACCGCGACCGAGGCCTCGCCGTCATCGCGGTGCCGAGCGACGACTTCCGCCAGGAGCCCGGCGACGCGGCGACGATCCGCAGCTCAGCCGAGAGCCACCACGCGACCTTTCCGTTCGCAGCCAAGCAGCACGTGACGGGCGACGACGCGCACCCGTTCTATCGCTGGACCGCGCGCTCGTCGCCGGACGCCGCCCCGCGCTGGAACTTTCACAAATATCTGATCGGAGCCGACGGCGGCGTCGTCGCGAGCTTCGGACCCTCGACCCGGCCGACCGATCCGAAGGTCGTGGCCGCCATCGAACGAGAGCTGAACGCGGCGGGCGCGGTCTCCGTTCGCTGA
- the trpE gene encoding anthranilate synthase component I: protein MLISPAIAAFAPIYAAGRPQVVSTTLVGDLETPVSAFLKLAEGRANAFLLESVEGGATRGRYSMIGLKPDLLWRSVGGKAEINRRAATDLDAYEPCDERPLDALRSLLAESRIEIVEALPPMAAGVFGYLGYDMVREMEELPSPNTDVLQVPDAILMRPTVMLVFDGVKDEITVVTPVRPEPGLSAEAAHARAVDRLTEIVEGLDRTPSREPAQVNPEEHYALTSNTTPAEYEAMVLRAKEYIAAGDIFQVVLSQRFEAPFDLPAFALYRALRRTNPAPFLVHLDFGGFQIVGSSPEILVRVRDGKVTIRPIAGTRPRGATPADDRALSEELLADPKERAEHLMLLDLGRNDVGRVSEIGSVEVTDQFFLEYYSQVMHIVSNVEGRLDRRHDALDALVAGFPAGTVSGAPKVRAMEIIDELEKDKRGVYAGCVGYFGASGEMDTCIVLRTAVVKDGRIHVQAGAGVVADSVPAAEQAECVNKAKALFRAAEEARRFASGARRAQ, encoded by the coding sequence ATGCTGATCTCGCCCGCGATCGCGGCCTTCGCGCCGATCTACGCCGCAGGCCGGCCGCAGGTCGTCTCCACGACCCTGGTCGGAGACCTCGAGACGCCGGTTTCGGCTTTCCTGAAGCTCGCCGAAGGCCGCGCGAACGCCTTCCTGCTCGAGTCCGTCGAGGGGGGCGCCACGCGCGGCCGCTACTCGATGATCGGGCTGAAGCCCGACCTGCTGTGGCGTTCGGTGGGCGGCAAGGCCGAGATCAACCGGCGCGCCGCGACCGATCTCGACGCCTACGAGCCCTGCGACGAACGCCCCCTCGACGCGCTGCGCTCGTTGCTCGCGGAGTCGCGCATCGAGATCGTGGAGGCCCTGCCCCCGATGGCGGCGGGCGTGTTCGGCTATCTCGGCTACGACATGGTCCGGGAGATGGAGGAGCTGCCCTCCCCCAACACCGACGTGCTGCAGGTCCCCGACGCGATCCTGATGCGGCCGACCGTGATGCTGGTGTTCGACGGGGTGAAGGACGAGATCACCGTCGTCACGCCCGTGCGGCCAGAGCCCGGCCTCTCCGCCGAGGCCGCCCATGCGCGCGCCGTCGACCGGCTGACGGAGATCGTGGAGGGGCTCGACCGCACGCCCTCGCGCGAGCCGGCGCAGGTGAACCCCGAGGAACACTACGCCCTCACCTCGAACACCACGCCGGCCGAATACGAGGCGATGGTGCTGCGGGCGAAGGAGTACATCGCGGCCGGCGACATCTTCCAGGTGGTGCTGTCGCAGCGCTTCGAGGCGCCGTTCGACCTGCCGGCCTTCGCGCTTTACCGCGCCCTCCGCCGCACCAACCCGGCGCCCTTCCTCGTCCATCTCGATTTCGGCGGCTTCCAGATCGTCGGGTCGAGCCCCGAAATCCTGGTGCGGGTGCGCGACGGCAAGGTCACGATCCGGCCGATCGCGGGCACCCGTCCGCGCGGCGCGACGCCCGCCGACGACCGCGCGCTGTCGGAGGAGCTGCTGGCCGACCCCAAGGAGCGGGCCGAGCACCTGATGCTGCTCGACCTCGGCCGCAACGATGTCGGCCGCGTGTCGGAGATCGGCTCCGTGGAGGTCACCGACCAGTTCTTCCTCGAGTACTACAGCCAGGTGATGCACATCGTGTCGAACGTCGAAGGCCGGCTTGACCGCCGTCACGACGCGCTCGACGCGCTGGTCGCGGGCTTTCCGGCGGGCACGGTCTCCGGCGCGCCGAAGGTGCGCGCCATGGAGATCATCGACGAGCTCGAGAAGGACAAGCGCGGCGTCTACGCCGGCTGCGTCGGCTACTTCGGGGCGAGCGGCGAGATGGACACCTGCATCGTGCTACGCACCGCGGTGGTCAAGGACGGCCGCATTCACGTGCAGGCGGGCGCCGGAGTCGTCGCCGACAGCGTTCCCGCCGCCGAGCAGGCGGAGTGCGTCAACAAGGCCAAGGCGCTGTTCCGCGCGGCCGAGGAAGCCCGCCGCTTCGCAAGCGGCGCGCGGCGCGCGCAGTAG
- a CDS encoding SurA N-terminal domain-containing protein encodes MLQTLRKGAAGWVAKIFLGVLVLSFAVWGIADIFRVGGTGTAAATVGTQEVPLETFRQAYANEIRRVSQQAKRQITPEQARMAGLGERTLGNLVNELALDTRVTSLGLAVSDEEVGREITEDDVFKGPDGRFDRAGFQDILRQNNLSENAYITMQRQFTARRQLTDALAGEVPTPLAFREALHGFVSDSRSISYVTLTPEAPSAVPAPSDAALKSYFEERKASFAAPEFRKVALLQLDPAKLAATRTVPEQDIRAYYDANKPKYATAEKRSIEQVTYPSLDEAKAGYDRIQAGGLFEQEMARQKISPQDAFLGNLSKAEMFDAKVADAAFALAPNTVSQPIQGAYTTALLRVTGVQQEQTKSFEQVKGEIRRLVAEDAARADLQGLHDKVDEARLGGSTLDEIVKSQKLPPLKLVEAIDAQGSGPDGKPAPGVPASEPLVSAIFAATAGAENDPVTVDGGYVWYEVREVKPARDRTFDEARADVETRWRADEARKRLDARADALLGQLKAGKPFDQTAAAEKLELDQAETTRVGGAPDITQAQAVAVFQTPLDGFGKTAPNDQGARLVFKVTAENTRPFDPNAPDGTGQVAKISESLSTEVVSAFVRQIRDQLGVKFNEPAIAQVLGGGEG; translated from the coding sequence ATGCTTCAAACCCTTCGCAAAGGCGCCGCAGGCTGGGTCGCCAAGATCTTCCTCGGCGTGCTCGTCCTGAGCTTCGCGGTGTGGGGCATCGCGGACATTTTCCGGGTCGGCGGCACGGGCACGGCGGCCGCGACGGTGGGGACCCAGGAGGTCCCGCTCGAGACCTTCCGCCAAGCCTACGCCAATGAGATCCGGCGCGTGAGCCAGCAGGCGAAGCGCCAGATCACTCCGGAGCAGGCGCGCATGGCGGGGCTCGGCGAGCGGACGCTCGGGAACCTCGTCAACGAACTCGCGCTCGACACGCGCGTGACGTCGCTCGGCCTCGCCGTCTCCGACGAGGAGGTCGGCCGCGAGATCACCGAGGACGACGTGTTCAAGGGGCCCGACGGCCGCTTCGATCGCGCCGGCTTCCAGGACATCCTTCGTCAGAACAACCTGAGCGAGAACGCCTACATCACGATGCAGCGCCAGTTCACGGCGCGCCGCCAGCTCACCGACGCGCTGGCCGGCGAGGTGCCGACCCCGCTCGCCTTCCGCGAGGCGCTGCACGGCTTCGTGAGCGATAGCCGCTCGATCTCCTACGTCACGCTGACGCCCGAGGCGCCCTCGGCCGTTCCCGCCCCGTCCGACGCCGCGCTCAAGAGCTACTTCGAGGAGCGCAAGGCGAGCTTCGCCGCCCCGGAGTTCCGCAAGGTCGCGCTTCTCCAACTCGACCCTGCGAAGCTCGCGGCCACCCGCACGGTGCCGGAGCAGGACATCCGCGCCTATTACGACGCCAACAAGCCGAAATACGCCACCGCCGAGAAGCGCTCGATCGAACAAGTGACCTACCCCTCGCTCGACGAGGCGAAGGCCGGCTACGACCGCATCCAGGCCGGCGGCCTGTTCGAGCAGGAGATGGCGCGCCAAAAGATCTCGCCGCAGGACGCGTTCCTGGGCAACCTCTCCAAGGCGGAGATGTTCGACGCGAAGGTTGCGGACGCGGCCTTCGCGCTCGCCCCGAACACGGTCAGCCAGCCCATCCAGGGCGCCTACACGACCGCTCTGCTGCGCGTCACCGGCGTCCAGCAGGAGCAGACGAAGAGCTTCGAGCAGGTAAAGGGCGAGATCCGCAGGCTGGTCGCCGAGGACGCCGCCCGCGCCGATCTCCAGGGCCTTCACGACAAGGTCGATGAGGCGCGCCTCGGCGGCTCGACGCTCGACGAGATCGTCAAGTCCCAGAAGCTGCCGCCGCTGAAACTGGTCGAGGCCATCGACGCGCAGGGCAGCGGCCCGGACGGCAAGCCTGCGCCGGGCGTTCCCGCGTCGGAGCCGCTGGTGAGCGCGATCTTCGCGGCGACCGCAGGCGCCGAGAACGACCCCGTCACGGTCGACGGCGGATATGTCTGGTACGAGGTCCGCGAGGTGAAGCCGGCGCGCGACCGCACCTTCGACGAGGCCCGCGCCGACGTCGAAACCCGCTGGCGCGCGGACGAGGCGCGCAAGCGGCTGGACGCGCGGGCCGACGCCCTGCTCGGCCAGCTCAAGGCCGGCAAGCCGTTCGACCAGACGGCGGCGGCCGAGAAGCTCGAGCTCGATCAGGCCGAGACCACCCGCGTCGGCGGCGCGCCGGACATCACCCAGGCGCAGGCGGTCGCCGTGTTCCAGACGCCGCTCGACGGCTTCGGCAAGACCGCGCCCAACGACCAGGGAGCGCGCCTCGTCTTCAAGGTCACGGCGGAGAACACCCGGCCGTTCGATCCCAACGCGCCGGACGGCACGGGTCAGGTCGCCAAGATTTCGGAAAGCCTCAGCACCGAGGTCGTGTCGGCCTTCGTGCGCCAGATCCGCGATCAGCTCGGCGTGAAGTTCAACGAGCCCGCCATCGCCCAGGTCCTTGGCGGCGGCGAAGGCTGA
- a CDS encoding glycine zipper domain-containing protein, whose protein sequence is MNKIATLTLVTAMGLGLAACGETRNERALSGGLIGAGAGAVVGSAVSGGRASGALVGGALGAAGGAVVGANTRPERRSREVCYGTNRYGERYRVPCRY, encoded by the coding sequence ATGAATAAGATCGCCACTCTCACGCTCGTCACGGCCATGGGCCTCGGCCTCGCCGCCTGCGGCGAGACCCGCAACGAGCGCGCGCTGTCAGGCGGCTTGATCGGCGCCGGCGCCGGCGCAGTCGTCGGCAGCGCGGTTTCGGGCGGCCGCGCCAGCGGCGCGCTGGTCGGCGGCGCCCTTGGCGCGGCGGGCGGCGCCGTGGTCGGCGCGAACACCCGCCCGGAGCGCCGTTCGCGCGAAGTCTGCTACGGCACGAACCGCTACGGCGAGCGCTACCGCGTCCCCTGCCGCTACTGA
- a CDS encoding ELM1/GtrOC1 family putative glycosyltransferase produces MSGLLGRPLRALALSDGVAGHDRITLGVLTAITRRRPVEARRLALRALGGGSRRWERLQARLMPFDRFWPGRFDALDEREGTVAQLASERFDVVVATGPSISAAAIALARATGARSIYFGFPKLPFVAEFDVLLRPDPARVRFSQGVVVLRPSEIDPDGLPPARKGAERRKAALLLGGATKHHTLSEADFAQLEALVRGLVDEGLEVVVSNSRRTPASGFDRFVAALKPAGDAVRIIDFRSAGLMSNLDAFAADAVIVTADSMSMVAEAIAARRPTVVARPDGYRVPGRDAAELAVHVRRGLAFDASLLDLARMGWTHRLDRLSILTEHPLDRLADVIERAFHTRPS; encoded by the coding sequence ATGAGCGGGCTGCTCGGGCGCCCCTTGCGCGCGCTCGCGCTGTCGGACGGCGTCGCGGGCCACGACCGCATCACGCTCGGCGTGCTGACGGCGATCACGCGTCGTCGGCCGGTGGAGGCGCGACGGCTCGCGCTTCGCGCGCTGGGCGGCGGCTCGCGCCGCTGGGAGCGGCTGCAGGCGCGCCTCATGCCGTTCGACCGATTCTGGCCTGGCCGTTTCGACGCGCTCGACGAGCGCGAGGGGACCGTCGCGCAGCTCGCCTCGGAGCGATTCGACGTCGTGGTCGCCACAGGCCCGTCGATCTCGGCCGCGGCCATCGCGCTGGCGCGGGCGACCGGCGCGCGCTCGATCTATTTCGGGTTCCCCAAGCTGCCGTTCGTGGCCGAGTTCGACGTGCTGCTGCGGCCGGACCCTGCGCGCGTCCGGTTCAGCCAGGGCGTCGTGGTGCTGCGGCCCAGCGAAATCGATCCTGACGGCCTTCCGCCGGCGCGCAAGGGGGCGGAGCGGCGCAAAGCGGCGCTGCTGCTCGGCGGCGCGACCAAGCATCACACGCTTTCGGAGGCGGACTTCGCGCAGTTGGAAGCCTTGGTCCGCGGACTGGTCGACGAGGGCCTGGAGGTTGTCGTCTCGAACTCGCGCCGCACGCCGGCGAGCGGCTTCGACCGCTTCGTCGCAGCGCTGAAGCCCGCGGGCGATGCGGTGCGGATCATCGACTTCCGCAGCGCCGGACTGATGTCGAACCTCGACGCCTTCGCGGCCGACGCCGTCATCGTGACGGCGGACTCGATGTCGATGGTCGCGGAGGCGATCGCGGCGCGGCGGCCGACGGTCGTGGCGCGCCCGGACGGCTACCGGGTGCCCGGCCGCGACGCCGCGGAGCTCGCGGTTCATGTCCGCCGGGGGCTCGCCTTCGACGCCAGTCTGTTGGATCTCGCCCGCATGGGTTGGACCCACCGCCTCGACCGGCTGTCCATCCTGACCGAGCATCCGCTCGATCGTCTCGCCGACGTGATCGAGCGCGCGTTTCACACCCGGCCATCATGA
- a CDS encoding EAL domain-containing protein encodes MRDEGGSWRNTLLIGIALAAIPIIGVNVLLGFNLITGTQRDVDYVAGEVLALSESRLDDAATALIGVGLKDVGDCSRTVVDLLQKAEQRASFIAEIAVVDRSGGAICAANGQPRVVRRTSPEHDTLSLNVTLATVSIGESGVSQLIRLTWANDGPASVRVLIPGERLFPHFLKSRLTAAFIAQLTTVDGTAVARRSLVEDVAEERSSRLPSVVSSAASQRYPFKVDIEVPGSALLRANAGLFFYANIGGGVFAIVVAFGVYLFRRRMGGPVREIADGIRDGEFVPYYQPVIDITTGKLAGCEVLVRWRRRNGTMIPPGRFIALAEASGEIFPMTLALMEAARDELADAYARLPQLKVGFNLFAGHFDDSDIVDDVQRIFEGSPIRMNQLMFEVTERQPLNDIPRARLVIAKLQALGVRVALDDVGTGHGGLSYLLKLGVDVMKMDKMFVDAVGTDRYSIAIVDSMVKLANDMSLELIAEGVESFEQLEYLRAKGVRMAQGYVFAPPLPGAMFLQLVAAMNPEAMKKPARTPGSFGVGPLRMMNAR; translated from the coding sequence GTGCGGGACGAAGGGGGCTCCTGGAGGAACACGCTGCTGATCGGGATCGCCCTCGCTGCGATCCCGATCATCGGCGTCAATGTCCTGCTCGGCTTCAATCTGATCACCGGCACCCAGCGCGACGTGGACTATGTCGCGGGCGAGGTCCTCGCGCTCTCCGAATCGCGGCTCGACGACGCCGCCACGGCGCTCATCGGCGTCGGCCTCAAGGACGTGGGCGACTGCTCGCGGACGGTGGTCGATCTCCTCCAGAAGGCCGAGCAGCGGGCGAGCTTCATCGCGGAGATCGCCGTCGTCGACAGGTCCGGCGGGGCGATCTGCGCCGCGAACGGGCAGCCGCGCGTCGTCCGCCGCACCTCCCCCGAACACGACACGCTCAGCCTCAACGTTACGCTCGCCACAGTCTCGATCGGCGAGTCGGGCGTCTCGCAGCTCATCCGGCTGACCTGGGCGAACGACGGGCCGGCCTCCGTCCGCGTGCTGATTCCCGGCGAGCGTCTCTTCCCGCATTTCCTGAAAAGCCGGCTGACCGCGGCGTTCATCGCCCAGCTCACGACCGTCGACGGCACGGCCGTCGCCCGGCGCTCGCTCGTCGAGGACGTGGCCGAGGAGCGGTCGTCGCGCCTGCCGTCGGTGGTCTCCAGCGCGGCCTCGCAACGCTACCCGTTCAAGGTCGATATCGAGGTGCCGGGCAGCGCGCTGCTTCGGGCCAACGCCGGGCTGTTCTTCTACGCCAACATCGGCGGCGGCGTGTTCGCGATCGTGGTGGCGTTCGGCGTCTACCTCTTCCGTCGGCGCATGGGCGGCCCGGTGCGCGAGATCGCCGACGGCATCCGCGACGGCGAGTTCGTGCCGTACTACCAGCCGGTGATCGACATCACGACGGGCAAGCTCGCGGGCTGCGAGGTGCTGGTCCGCTGGCGCCGCCGGAACGGGACGATGATCCCCCCCGGCCGGTTCATCGCGCTCGCAGAGGCGAGCGGCGAGATCTTCCCGATGACGCTCGCCCTCATGGAGGCCGCCCGCGACGAACTCGCGGACGCTTACGCGCGCCTGCCGCAGCTCAAGGTCGGCTTCAATCTCTTCGCCGGCCATTTCGACGACTCCGACATCGTCGACGACGTTCAGCGCATCTTCGAAGGTTCGCCGATCCGCATGAACCAGCTGATGTTCGAGGTGACCGAGCGCCAGCCCCTGAACGACATCCCGCGCGCTCGGCTCGTCATCGCCAAGCTGCAGGCGCTTGGCGTCCGGGTGGCGCTGGACGACGTCGGCACGGGTCACGGCGGCCTGTCCTACCTGCTGAAGCTCGGCGTCGACGTCATGAAGATGGACAAGATGTTCGTCGACGCCGTCGGGACGGACCGCTACTCGATCGCGATCGTCGACAGCATGGTGAAGCTCGCGAACGACATGAGCCTCGAGCTCATCGCGGAGGGCGTGGAGAGTTTCGAGCAGCTCGAATACCTGCGCGCGAAGGGCGTCCGCATGGCGCAGGGCTACGTGTTCGCGCCGCCGCTCCCGGGCGCCATGTTCCTGCAGCTCGTGGCGGCGATGAACCCCGAGGCGATGAAGAAGCCGGCCAGGACCCCGGGCAGCTTCGGCGTCGGGCCGCTGCGGATGATGAACGCGCGTTGA
- the secG gene encoding preprotein translocase subunit SecG, protein MQTVLIVLHLMIVLALVVVVLLQRSEGGALGVGGGSNFMSGRGQANTLTRVTAYLAAGFFVTSLTLTILAGYGGGSVLDRLQPTSATIKPAAAPAGAAGPQAPLGSGQGGILPALRKATEQPGAAQPPQPAAPAAPQQPTAPITPQEADPRATGPTDEPKQAPSQETSPQGSNADDPKPQSAPPAATEQPGEPQAPAATEPPKQP, encoded by the coding sequence ATGCAGACCGTCCTCATCGTCCTCCACCTGATGATCGTGCTCGCGCTGGTCGTGGTCGTGCTGCTCCAGCGCTCGGAGGGCGGCGCCCTCGGGGTCGGCGGCGGCAGCAACTTCATGTCGGGCCGCGGTCAGGCCAACACGCTCACGCGGGTCACCGCCTATCTCGCGGCGGGCTTCTTCGTGACCAGCCTGACGCTGACGATTCTCGCGGGCTACGGCGGAGGCTCGGTGCTCGACCGCCTGCAGCCGACCTCGGCCACCATCAAGCCGGCCGCGGCGCCCGCCGGCGCAGCCGGCCCGCAGGCTCCGCTCGGCTCCGGGCAGGGCGGCATCCTGCCCGCGCTGCGCAAGGCGACCGAGCAGCCCGGCGCGGCCCAGCCGCCCCAGCCCGCGGCGCCCGCCGCGCCCCAGCAGCCGACCGCGCCGATCACGCCGCAGGAGGCCGACCCCAGGGCGACCGGGCCGACCGACGAGCCGAAGCAGGCCCCGTCGCAGGAGACCTCGCCCCAGGGCTCCAACGCCGACGACCCGAAGCCGCAGAGCGCGCCGCCGGCGGCCACGGAGCAGCCCGGCGAGCCCCAGGCGCCCGCCGCGACGGAGCCGCCGAAGCAGCCGTAA
- the tpiA gene encoding triose-phosphate isomerase: MSDAARKPLVAGNWKMNGLSASAPEFVRIVGAYQGALKDVVDLAVFPPATLLTSFATATRGAGVLVGAQDCHPEASGAHTGDISPEMIADVGGKAVIVGHSERRADHGETDAVVRAKAEGALRAKLLAVICVGETREERDAGEALEVVGTQLAGSLPEAATAATVVVAYEPVWAIGTGLTPTVDDVAEMHGFIRAQLGERFGPEGEKIRILYGGSVKPSNAAELLAVADVDGALVGGASLKADDFLAIAKAAAR, from the coding sequence ATGTCCGACGCCGCCCGCAAGCCGCTCGTCGCGGGTAACTGGAAGATGAACGGCCTCTCCGCCTCCGCGCCGGAGTTCGTCCGGATCGTCGGCGCCTATCAGGGCGCGCTGAAGGACGTAGTCGACCTCGCCGTCTTTCCCCCCGCGACGCTGCTGACCAGCTTCGCGACCGCCACCCGCGGGGCCGGGGTGCTGGTGGGCGCCCAGGATTGCCATCCTGAAGCCTCCGGCGCGCACACCGGAGACATTTCACCGGAGATGATCGCGGATGTCGGGGGCAAGGCCGTCATCGTCGGTCATTCCGAGCGCCGCGCCGACCACGGCGAGACCGACGCCGTCGTGCGCGCCAAGGCCGAGGGGGCGCTGCGGGCCAAGCTGCTGGCCGTGATCTGCGTCGGCGAGACGCGCGAGGAGCGCGACGCGGGCGAGGCGCTGGAGGTCGTCGGGACGCAGTTGGCGGGTTCCCTGCCGGAGGCCGCGACGGCCGCCACGGTGGTGGTGGCCTACGAACCGGTCTGGGCTATCGGCACCGGCCTGACGCCGACCGTGGACGACGTCGCGGAGATGCACGGCTTCATCCGCGCCCAACTCGGCGAGCGCTTCGGCCCGGAAGGCGAGAAAATCCGCATTCTCTACGGCGGCTCGGTGAAGCCCTCGAACGCGGCGGAACTGCTTGCGGTGGCGGACGTTGACGGGGCGCTGGTGGGCGGAGCGAGCCTGAAAGCCGACGACTTCCTCGCCATCGCCAAAGCCGCGGCCCGCTGA